In Nicotiana tabacum cultivar K326 chromosome 2, ASM71507v2, whole genome shotgun sequence, the following proteins share a genomic window:
- the LOC142166524 gene encoding uncharacterized protein LOC142166524 — MENRGLNHLSFVDDVIIFTSGSRVSLLIIMKILEDYENTSGQKIKKVKSHFMTPSCVFMYNVNRIQQITCFTRREFLITYLGCPFYIGRKRIIHFNDLISKVVSRIRGWHGRMLSYGGKATLIKHVLQSLPIYLLSAVSPPKSVMKQIERGC, encoded by the coding sequence ATGGAGAATAGGGGTCTTAATCATCTGAGCTTtgttgatgatgtgatcatcTTCACATCAGGGAGCAGGGTGTCATTATTGATAATCATGAAGATCTTGGAGGATTATGAAAACACCTCAGGGCAGAAAATAAAAAAGGTCAAGAGTCACTTCATGACTCCATCTTGTGTATTCATGTACAATGTCAATAGAATTCAACAGATTACATGTTTTACCAGAAGGGAATTTCTAATCACTTACCTTGGATGCCCATTCTACATTGGCAGGAAGAGAATCATACATTTCAATGACTTAATTTCCAAGGTAGTTAGCAGAATTAGAGGATGGCATGGTAGAATGCTCTCCTATGGAGGAAAAGCTACCCTGATCAAACATGTGTTGCAATCTCTACCCATCTATCTTCTCTCAGCTGTGTCACCTCCTAAATCTGTTATGAAGCAAATTGAGAGAGGCTGCTAA